Proteins encoded together in one Campylobacter concisus window:
- a CDS encoding potassium channel family protein has product MSFLSRLLKFLNWSNSAKPEISLDTELYEQLKPFRFPLISVVLLLLFGTLGYIFIDNFSLIDAFYQAGMTFTTVGFTEVAPITPKGRIFTITFILVGFIIFTLSIGIVVEVLKRGTLISILKERRMLYKIARLKNHFVICYHNLYTIELSAQFRENHIPFVVVDDREDIAEIAQIYKYPYFIKAQPHTQIAFLKTHLSSAKGLITLSPNIADNIALIASVRLYEKEIGRKKPYHIITNSDSEDDTQRLKKLGADNVVSPSRLVAQRLSAMSVRPDMENLLEQFLYTKSSPIDIEEILVPDYSWIRFKRLKETHLRNITNADVVGIRDINNKFIPMPNGDTLIGTGTKLLVIGTVDGIRLTKRLVKSKHKPEELKYV; this is encoded by the coding sequence ATGTCTTTTCTCTCAAGACTTTTAAAATTCCTCAACTGGTCAAACTCTGCAAAACCAGAAATAAGCCTAGATACTGAGCTTTACGAACAACTAAAACCTTTTAGATTTCCACTAATTTCAGTGGTACTACTGTTACTTTTTGGAACACTAGGTTATATCTTTATAGATAACTTCTCTCTCATAGATGCCTTTTACCAAGCAGGTATGACCTTCACGACGGTCGGTTTTACCGAAGTTGCGCCCATAACTCCAAAGGGGCGAATTTTTACTATAACATTTATCCTTGTTGGCTTCATCATTTTTACGCTATCGATCGGTATCGTTGTAGAAGTTCTAAAAAGAGGCACATTAATTAGCATTTTAAAGGAAAGGCGCATGCTTTACAAGATCGCAAGACTAAAAAATCACTTCGTTATTTGTTATCACAACCTCTACACGATCGAGCTTAGCGCTCAGTTTCGTGAAAATCACATACCATTTGTAGTGGTTGATGATAGAGAAGATATCGCAGAAATAGCTCAAATTTACAAGTATCCATACTTCATAAAAGCTCAGCCTCACACTCAAATCGCCTTTTTAAAAACCCATCTATCAAGCGCAAAAGGACTAATCACTCTTAGCCCAAATATTGCTGATAATATCGCACTTATCGCATCTGTTAGACTTTATGAAAAAGAGATAGGCCGCAAAAAACCTTACCATATCATCACAAACTCCGACAGTGAAGATGACACACAAAGGCTTAAAAAACTTGGTGCTGATAACGTAGTCAGCCCATCTCGCCTAGTCGCACAGCGTCTAAGTGCCATGAGCGTAAGACCTGATATGGAAAATTTACTCGAGCAATTTTTATACACAAAAAGCTCGCCTATCGACATAGAAGAAATTCTTGTGCCTGACTACTCTTGGATCAGGTTTAAAAGACTAAAAGAGACGCACCTAAGAAATATCACAAATGCTGACGTGGTAGGCATTAGAGACATAAATAACAAATTTATCCCGATGCCAAATGGTGACACTCTAATTGGCACAGGCACAAAGCTTTTAGTCATCGGCACAGTTGATGGCATACGACTAACCAAACGCCTAGTAAAGAGCAAGCATAAGCCAGAAGAGCTAAAATACGTTTAG
- a CDS encoding prephenate dehydrogenase, whose protein sequence is MKVTFEGSLAIVRPFGFLEVNITPSSIKKAEVEQICARQISAILLSLKNVTFFSPLWLNSTCEHLSSIAKQIGAEFAVCDYDDTFYELVAKTSKNILRFSLFENEKVATLFLNDTLADSSEAIVIYNKNEQYKDYINSLLEQKCYKCKFVKSVEEFNAAKQAYKYTISTLNHIVLGKKEFSTFVRGDVVIYKAAGLIDSSFVQKFDYKFHERLQKVGFKFFVFWSDSVGALNTIGASFLIKLSELSQKSGAIVAICGLNEGNISETLASNLKAAKILLYKKMDDFFKDDSTLYFKKRLIDVEPTKMNKNLVEFLPLVISSVTDVLSPLIESEILCLDAKISNFNVEGENDYLRACVLFYGDVQMRILLGVKKDKLGKICSIFSDNGDLECGCLSGFSQIFSIIASKILDIFIERNLKVKLSNFKFFENEMFFDRASSGIFATLNAKESQTGVIFISK, encoded by the coding sequence ATGAAAGTAACTTTTGAGGGCTCTTTAGCCATTGTTAGGCCATTTGGATTTTTAGAGGTTAATATCACCCCTTCAAGCATCAAAAAGGCCGAAGTAGAGCAAATTTGCGCAAGGCAGATAAGCGCCATTTTGCTTTCATTAAAAAATGTCACATTTTTTAGCCCACTTTGGCTAAATAGCACATGCGAGCACCTCTCAAGTATCGCTAAGCAGATAGGTGCTGAGTTTGCAGTCTGCGACTATGATGATACTTTTTACGAGCTTGTCGCAAAGACTTCAAAAAATATTTTGAGATTTTCACTCTTTGAAAATGAAAAAGTTGCGACGCTATTTTTAAATGATACTTTAGCAGATAGCAGCGAAGCCATCGTGATTTATAACAAAAACGAGCAGTATAAAGACTACATCAACTCGCTTTTGGAGCAAAAGTGTTACAAGTGTAAATTTGTAAAAAGCGTAGAAGAATTTAACGCCGCCAAACAAGCTTACAAATACACCATTAGCACCCTAAATCACATCGTTTTAGGCAAAAAAGAGTTTAGCACCTTTGTAAGAGGCGACGTTGTCATTTACAAGGCAGCAGGTCTTATAGATAGCTCTTTTGTGCAGAAATTTGACTATAAATTTCACGAAAGGTTGCAAAAGGTAGGCTTTAAATTTTTTGTTTTTTGGTCTGATTCGGTTGGCGCTTTAAATACCATAGGTGCTAGCTTTTTGATAAAGCTATCTGAGCTGAGCCAAAAAAGTGGCGCTATAGTGGCAATTTGTGGCTTAAATGAGGGCAACATCTCAGAGACACTTGCGTCAAATTTAAAAGCGGCAAAGATACTTTTATATAAAAAGATGGATGACTTTTTCAAAGATGACTCGACGCTTTATTTTAAAAAGCGCCTTATCGACGTTGAGCCCACAAAGATGAATAAAAACTTGGTTGAGTTTTTGCCACTTGTGATCTCAAGTGTCACAGACGTGCTCTCGCCTTTGATAGAGAGTGAAATTTTATGCCTTGATGCGAAGATCAGCAACTTTAATGTAGAGGGCGAAAATGACTATTTGCGGGCTTGCGTGCTCTTTTATGGCGACGTACAGATGAGAATTTTGCTTGGTGTTAAAAAGGACAAGCTTGGTAAAATTTGCTCTATTTTTTCAGATAATGGCGATCTGGAGTGTGGCTGTTTAAGCGGATTTTCTCAAATTTTTAGTATCATTGCAAGCAAAATTTTAGACATTTTCATCGAGAGAAATTTAAAGGTAAAACTTAGCAACTTTAAATTTTTCGAAAATGAGATGTTTTTCGACAGAGCAAGCAGTGGAATTTTTGCCACATTAAATGCAAAAGAGAGCCAAACTGGCGTGATTTTTATAAGTAAATAA
- the mog gene encoding molybdopterin adenylyltransferase codes for MKAKIGILTMSDRASEGTYEDKSGPAIKEVLDGWIVSEREYFYEVIPDELDLIKERLVHMIDVLGCDLVLTTGGTGPAVRDVTPEATEAVCEKMMPGFGELMRAASLKYVPTAILSRQTAGIRGHALIINLPGQPKAIKECLEPVFPAVPYCIDLIEGAFIETDENVMKVFRPKQKKIS; via the coding sequence ATGAAAGCAAAAATAGGAATTCTAACTATGTCCGATCGCGCAAGTGAGGGCACATACGAGGACAAATCAGGCCCAGCGATCAAAGAGGTGCTTGATGGCTGGATAGTAAGCGAAAGAGAGTATTTTTACGAGGTGATCCCAGATGAGCTTGATCTCATAAAAGAGAGGCTCGTGCACATGATAGACGTGCTAGGATGCGACCTTGTGCTAACGACTGGTGGCACTGGACCAGCAGTAAGAGACGTCACTCCAGAGGCTACTGAAGCAGTTTGCGAGAAGATGATGCCAGGCTTTGGCGAGCTAATGAGAGCTGCAAGCTTAAAATACGTCCCAACAGCGATCCTATCACGCCAAACAGCAGGCATAAGAGGCCATGCGCTAATCATAAATTTACCAGGACAGCCAAAGGCAATAAAAGAGTGCTTGGAACCGGTATTTCCAGCGGTGCCATACTGCATTGATCTTATAGAGGGTGCATTTATCGAGACTGATGAAAACGTGATGAAAGTTTTCCGCCCAAAACAAAAGAAAATCTCGTAA
- the htpG gene encoding molecular chaperone HtpG: MADKFEFQTEVNDLLNLMIHSLYSNKEIFLRELISNSNDALDKLNYLCLTDEKYKSLSYTPRIDIKVDEKAKTLTISDNGIGMDKDELIANLGTIARSGTKGFMQSLSGDAKKDSSLIGQFGVGFYSAFMVASKIEVISKRALSEKAYKWTSDAKSYEIEDAKKDGFGTDIILHLNDDEFANSWRIEEIVKKYSNHIPYPIFMDKESYVAPKEGEKEGTYETKNEQINKANALWRLNKASLKDQDYNDFYKQISHDSSDPLLYIHTKAEGKIEYSTLFYVPSTEPFDLFRVDYQSGVKLYVKRVFITDDAKELLPPYLRFIKGVIDVEDLPLNVSREILQENAIMRTVKEQSVKKILSELAKVKDNDREKYIKFYKLFGKVLKEGLYGFNAEKEQILDLCLFKSSKRDGLISLKEYKEAMKEDQKSIYYISGNNENMLRNSPLLESFKKNDIEVLIMDEEIDTIVMPMVNEFDKIPLKSVSHADINDEIKNDEKVDESKVANTLVKMKEILKDEVKDVRLSSRLSSSAAVLIYDKNDPDYAMQEMLKQMGQGANAPKVKPILEINADHEIFAKLEKNEAMVYDIAPLLLDMARLNEGMSLENPAKFSELLTKVMIKAI, translated from the coding sequence ATGGCAGATAAATTTGAATTTCAAACCGAGGTCAATGACCTTTTAAATTTGATGATCCACTCTCTTTACTCAAACAAAGAGATATTTTTAAGAGAGCTCATATCAAACTCAAACGACGCGCTTGACAAGCTAAACTACCTATGCTTGACCGATGAAAAGTATAAAAGCTTAAGCTACACTCCAAGGATCGACATCAAAGTAGATGAAAAAGCTAAAACTTTAACTATCAGCGACAACGGTATCGGCATGGATAAAGACGAGCTCATCGCAAATTTAGGCACGATAGCAAGAAGTGGCACAAAAGGCTTTATGCAAAGCTTAAGTGGCGATGCCAAAAAAGATAGCTCGCTGATCGGCCAGTTTGGCGTGGGCTTTTACTCAGCATTTATGGTGGCAAGCAAGATCGAAGTCATAAGCAAACGAGCACTAAGTGAGAAGGCCTATAAATGGACATCTGATGCAAAAAGCTACGAGATCGAAGATGCTAAAAAAGATGGCTTTGGTACGGATATTATCCTGCATTTAAACGACGATGAATTTGCAAATTCTTGGCGCATCGAAGAGATAGTCAAAAAATACTCAAACCACATCCCTTATCCTATATTTATGGATAAAGAGAGCTATGTCGCACCAAAAGAAGGCGAAAAAGAGGGCACTTATGAGACTAAAAACGAGCAGATAAACAAGGCAAATGCACTTTGGAGGCTAAATAAAGCCAGCTTAAAAGATCAAGACTACAACGACTTTTATAAGCAAATTTCACACGACAGCAGCGATCCGCTACTTTATATCCACACAAAGGCTGAGGGTAAGATCGAGTACTCGACACTATTTTATGTGCCAAGCACTGAGCCGTTTGATCTCTTTAGGGTTGATTATCAAAGTGGCGTGAAGCTCTATGTGAAGAGGGTTTTTATAACTGATGATGCAAAAGAGCTTTTGCCGCCATATTTAAGATTTATCAAAGGTGTGATCGACGTTGAGGATCTGCCGCTAAACGTTAGCCGCGAAATTTTACAAGAAAATGCGATCATGCGAACCGTTAAAGAGCAGAGCGTGAAGAAAATTTTAAGCGAACTTGCAAAAGTAAAAGATAATGACCGCGAAAAATACATAAAATTTTACAAACTATTTGGCAAGGTTTTAAAAGAGGGACTTTACGGTTTTAACGCTGAAAAAGAGCAAATTTTGGATCTTTGCCTATTTAAAAGTTCAAAAAGAGACGGACTTATCAGCCTAAAAGAGTACAAAGAGGCGATGAAAGAGGATCAAAAGTCGATCTACTACATCAGCGGCAACAACGAAAATATGCTAAGAAATTCGCCGCTTCTTGAGAGCTTTAAGAAAAACGACATCGAAGTGTTAATAATGGATGAAGAGATCGACACGATCGTCATGCCAATGGTAAATGAATTTGACAAAATACCTCTAAAATCAGTCTCACACGCTGATATAAACGACGAGATCAAAAACGATGAGAAGGTCGATGAGAGCAAGGTTGCAAACACGCTTGTTAAGATGAAAGAGATCTTAAAAGACGAGGTAAAAGATGTTAGACTAAGCTCAAGGCTCTCAAGCTCGGCTGCGGTGCTAATATATGATAAAAACGACCCTGATTACGCTATGCAAGAGATGCTAAAACAGATGGGACAAGGCGCAAATGCTCCAAAAGTTAAGCCGATCTTGGAGATAAATGCTGATCATGAAATTTTTGCAAAACTTGAGAAAAATGAGGCGATGGTTTATGACATAGCGCCTTTGCTTCTTGATATGGCAAGGCTAAATGAGGGCATGAGCCTAGAAAATCCAGCTAAATTTTCAGAGCTTCTAACAAAAGTGATGATAAAAGCTATATAA
- a CDS encoding ATP-dependent metallopeptidase FtsH/Yme1/Tma family protein encodes MQKFKFNKKNILIIAAMALIIALLFAVSKEPRNITYSQYMQLMDGNFIDKAVIDEDEVILYAQNNRFAIIKEGIDIKELIKKVPVERSVQYITPGMVWGSIIFVCLVLWYSYIFRAIKKKEESLLSKKDGAFEIESVLNQNAMPVISNVRFSDVAGISEVKSELSEIVDFLKNPQKYRNFGIKMPKGVLMIGPPGVGKTLVAKAVAGEANVPFFYQNGASFVQIYVGMGAKRVRELFSRAKSYAPSIIFIDEIDAVGKSRGGTRNDEREATLNQLLTEMDGFEDNSGVIVIAATNRIEMIDEALLRSGRFDRRIFLSMPDYNDRVAILNTYLRDKNCEVSAEDIARMSVGFSGAALSTLVNEAAINALRNGESVLRMRDFEAVLNKVLLGKKKVLSYSESEKKIQAIYQGAKALSAYWFDVKFEKISLIEDRFMATEQEIESKSQMLSRIKVLIAGMCKLEIDENDIFSNSSNDLNLAKEIASKMVYEYGMGNSFVPNPNDVEEILKQAKDEIMSFLKGTNEQIARISSYLLAYESVDKETLAKILNENY; translated from the coding sequence ATGCAAAAATTTAAATTTAACAAGAAAAATATCCTGATAATAGCCGCTATGGCTCTAATAATAGCGCTACTTTTTGCTGTGAGCAAAGAGCCACGAAACATCACCTACTCGCAATATATGCAACTAATGGATGGAAATTTCATCGATAAAGCTGTCATCGACGAAGACGAGGTCATCCTCTATGCGCAAAACAACCGCTTTGCCATCATAAAAGAGGGTATAGATATAAAAGAGCTCATCAAAAAGGTCCCAGTCGAGCGAAGCGTGCAGTATATCACGCCAGGCATGGTCTGGGGAAGCATCATCTTTGTTTGCCTTGTGCTTTGGTATTCATATATTTTTAGGGCTATCAAGAAAAAAGAGGAGAGCCTTTTAAGCAAAAAAGACGGCGCTTTTGAGATAGAAAGCGTGCTGAATCAAAATGCGATGCCAGTCATCTCAAACGTGAGATTTAGTGATGTGGCGGGCATTAGCGAGGTCAAAAGCGAGCTTAGCGAGATAGTTGATTTTCTTAAAAATCCGCAAAAATATAGAAATTTTGGTATCAAAATGCCAAAAGGTGTGCTGATGATCGGCCCTCCAGGCGTTGGCAAGACTCTTGTGGCAAAGGCAGTCGCTGGCGAGGCAAATGTGCCGTTTTTTTACCAAAATGGTGCAAGCTTCGTGCAAATTTACGTCGGTATGGGAGCTAAAAGAGTTAGAGAGCTCTTTAGTAGGGCAAAGTCTTACGCACCATCAATCATCTTTATCGACGAGATAGACGCCGTTGGCAAGAGCAGGGGTGGCACTAGAAACGACGAGCGAGAAGCCACGCTAAATCAGCTACTAACCGAGATGGATGGCTTTGAGGACAACTCCGGCGTCATCGTCATAGCTGCAACAAACAGGATCGAGATGATCGACGAGGCGCTACTTAGATCAGGGCGCTTTGATAGGCGTATATTTTTATCAATGCCTGATTATAACGACAGGGTGGCGATCCTAAACACATATCTAAGAGATAAAAACTGCGAAGTGTCAGCCGAGGATATCGCTAGAATGAGCGTTGGCTTTTCTGGTGCGGCACTTAGCACGCTTGTAAATGAAGCAGCGATAAATGCCCTAAGAAACGGCGAAAGCGTGCTTAGGATGAGGGACTTTGAGGCTGTTTTAAACAAGGTCTTGCTCGGCAAGAAAAAGGTGCTAAGTTACAGCGAGAGCGAGAAGAAAATTCAAGCCATCTATCAAGGTGCAAAGGCGCTAAGTGCTTACTGGTTTGATGTGAAATTTGAAAAAATTTCGCTCATTGAAGACCGCTTTATGGCGACTGAGCAAGAGATCGAGTCAAAGTCGCAGATGCTCTCACGCATAAAGGTTTTAATCGCTGGCATGTGCAAGCTCGAGATAGATGAGAACGACATCTTTTCAAACTCAAGCAACGATCTAAATTTAGCAAAAGAGATCGCCTCAAAGATGGTTTATGAGTATGGCATGGGAAATTCTTTCGTGCCAAATCCAAACGATGTGGAAGAAATTTTAAAACAAGCAAAAGATGAGATAATGTCCTTTTTAAAGGGCACAAATGAGCAGATCGCAAGGATAAGCTCATATCTGCTTGCTTATGAGAGCGTAGATAAAGAGACGCTTGCTAAAATTTTAAACGAAAACTACTAA
- the rpe gene encoding ribulose-phosphate 3-epimerase — MYVAPSILSADFGNLAAEIRAICEAGCDLVHVDVMDGHFVPNLTIGPVVVSAVAKAATKPLDIHLMVENNSFFADLFLPLKPKFLTFHIEEEKHPMRLIDHIRKNGVSPGIVLNPHTPVSAIEHIIDEVDMVLLMSVNPGFGGQKFMPVVLEKTRALRELIERKNAKCLIEVDGGVNGLNAPDLEEAGADILVAGSYIFSSNSYEQAIRAIKLEF; from the coding sequence ATGTACGTTGCACCTAGTATTTTGTCGGCTGATTTCGGAAATTTAGCAGCTGAGATAAGAGCCATTTGTGAGGCTGGGTGCGATCTGGTGCATGTTGATGTTATGGATGGGCATTTTGTGCCAAATTTAACCATCGGGCCAGTCGTGGTAAGTGCCGTTGCAAAGGCTGCTACAAAGCCACTTGATATTCATTTAATGGTTGAAAATAACTCATTTTTTGCTGACCTTTTCTTGCCACTAAAACCAAAATTTCTAACCTTTCACATAGAAGAAGAGAAGCATCCAATGAGGCTCATCGATCACATCAGAAAAAACGGCGTAAGTCCTGGCATCGTGCTAAATCCGCACACGCCAGTTAGCGCGATCGAGCATATCATAGATGAAGTCGATATGGTGCTTTTAATGAGCGTAAATCCCGGCTTTGGCGGTCAGAAATTTATGCCAGTCGTGCTTGAGAAAACAAGGGCGCTAAGGGAGCTAATAGAGCGCAAAAACGCCAAGTGTCTCATCGAAGTAGATGGTGGCGTAAACGGACTAAATGCGCCTGATCTTGAAGAGGCTGGAGCTGATATCTTGGTGGCTGGCAGCTATATCTTTTCATCAAATTCTTACGAACAAGCCATTCGCGCCATAAAGCTTGAGTTTTGA
- a CDS encoding nitrogen fixation protein NifR — MGLTDSLNLKAAAFANRWRLVIKIWLVFSFLSYALAYYLGLEVFGFISAISIFGCVCLLAFSSFLWFIASLVFLQPLVFLLLEKFDESITVYALSCAVWLLGWITLSLMVVDKFARLGNDILLKITRIVLVSEFALLYFFNYNSSFDIETLIKSNLTKSLLLVLNSYMLPSLVTLLIFDIKTYIASKNE; from the coding sequence ATGGGTTTGACAGATAGCCTAAATTTAAAAGCCGCTGCCTTTGCAAATAGGTGGCGACTTGTTATTAAAATTTGGCTTGTTTTTTCTTTTTTATCCTATGCGCTGGCCTACTATCTTGGGTTAGAGGTTTTTGGCTTTATCTCTGCCATTTCTATCTTTGGCTGTGTTTGCCTGCTAGCCTTTAGCTCATTTCTTTGGTTTATCGCTAGCCTTGTATTTTTGCAACCTTTGGTATTTTTACTACTTGAAAAATTTGATGAAAGCATTACTGTTTATGCTTTATCCTGCGCAGTTTGGTTGCTTGGCTGGATCACTTTGTCGCTTATGGTCGTTGATAAATTTGCAAGACTGGGAAATGACATCTTGCTAAAGATCACTCGCATAGTTCTTGTTAGCGAGTTTGCCTTGCTATATTTTTTTAACTACAACAGCAGCTTTGACATAGAGACTTTAATAAAGTCAAATTTGACAAAGTCGCTGCTTTTAGTGCTAAACTCCTATATGCTGCCATCGCTTGTTACGCTACTTATATTTGATATAAAAACATATATCGCTAGCAAAAATGAGTAA
- a CDS encoding DUF465 domain-containing protein translates to MLHEYTDLINELKKADVHFAALCKKHDELNEKIDSKAAQASELDALKKEKLKLKDEIYAQILKYKEQK, encoded by the coding sequence ATGTTACACGAATACACTGATCTCATAAATGAGTTGAAAAAAGCTGATGTTCATTTTGCCGCACTTTGCAAAAAGCATGACGAGCTAAATGAAAAGATAGATAGCAAAGCAGCGCAAGCCTCTGAGCTTGATGCCTTGAAAAAAGAAAAATTAAAACTAAAAGATGAAATTTACGCTCAAATTTTAAAATACAAAGAGCAAAAATAA
- the rpmB gene encoding 50S ribosomal protein L28, producing the protein MSKRCAITGKGPMVGNNVSHANNKTKRRFLPNLRTIRVTLEDGTTRRIKVAASTLRTMKKQSN; encoded by the coding sequence ATGTCAAAAAGATGTGCGATAACTGGCAAAGGACCAATGGTAGGCAACAACGTGAGCCACGCCAACAATAAAACTAAAAGAAGATTTTTACCAAATCTTAGAACTATCCGTGTTACTCTAGAAGACGGCACAACAAGAAGAATAAAAGTTGCTGCTTCTACTCTAAGAACTATGAAAAAGCAGTCAAACTAA
- a CDS encoding 3'-5' exonuclease yields the protein MKPKKQRLENSIEILARQNLGYHEFILKFSDIEEISSLIDVRDLDMWRTLGLDITRNESNEIELGTRFRDISEQEFCVVDIETTGGTTNGQIIEIGAIKMKNGTEIERFESFVAASVVPENITELTGIRASDLVGAPNLLNVLERFKIFLGTSVFIAHNVNFDYGFISHSLNEIGLGILLNRKLCTIDLSRRTIASQKYGLGSLKELLGINNTHHRALNDAIAAAEIFKVCLTRLPFSIQTTEDLISFSKNAPSVKLKPEPVLKALE from the coding sequence TTGAAACCAAAAAAACAGCGTTTAGAAAACAGCATTGAAATTTTAGCTAGGCAAAATTTGGGCTATCACGAGTTTATCTTGAAATTTAGCGATATCGAGGAAATTTCATCGCTCATTGACGTGCGCGACCTTGATATGTGGCGAACTCTCGGGCTTGACATCACTAGAAATGAAAGCAACGAGATCGAGCTTGGCACGAGATTTAGAGATATAAGCGAGCAGGAATTTTGCGTGGTTGATATCGAAACGACTGGTGGCACGACAAATGGTCAGATCATCGAAATAGGCGCCATAAAAATGAAAAATGGCACTGAAATAGAGCGCTTTGAAAGCTTTGTGGCAGCTAGTGTGGTGCCTGAAAATATCACTGAGCTAACTGGTATAAGAGCGAGCGATCTAGTCGGTGCGCCAAATTTGCTAAACGTGCTGGAGCGGTTTAAAATTTTTCTGGGGACTAGCGTCTTTATCGCGCACAACGTAAATTTTGACTACGGATTTATCTCTCATAGCCTAAATGAGATCGGCCTTGGCATACTGCTAAACAGAAAGCTTTGCACTATCGATCTTAGCCGCCGCACGATCGCTTCGCAAAAATACGGCCTTGGCTCGCTAAAAGAACTTCTTGGTATAAACAACACCCACCACAGAGCCCTAAATGACGCGATAGCAGCAGCTGAAATCTTTAAAGTCTGCCTCACACGCCTGCCTTTTAGCATCCAAACTACAGAGGATCTTATAAGCTTTAGCAAAAATGCCCCAAGCGTAAAGCTAAAACCAGAACCAGTTTTAAAAGCTTTGGAGTAG